From the genome of Spirosomataceae bacterium TFI 002, one region includes:
- a CDS encoding Outer membrane protein TolC, which yields MTKRLIYIWVLVAFTSISTNAQVADTTLLSYIDFYTLLIKNHPVVKMAGLEVDYAQADLLMARGGFDPKLESNFDRKSIGGQDYYNHWISQLKVPIWAGIDFKVEREQNTGDRLNPELSALQTFTGFSVPVGKGLLMENRRSTLLQSKIYQNISVAEQRKMVNKIVFAGAKDYWEWYLKYQALKIQSEAYELAKNRFQFVKSQAQVGEKAPIDSVEAKITLQTREVDVQNALIDFRNSSLILSNYLWDQNDVPLEIPENFIPPSIPSFILNEEKLNLFVEQAKNNHPEITKLNFKYEQIQVQERLAKEAFKPQLDLSFGYLDTPKYSFGDYSLLNSNHKLGVDFSIPLFLRKERGKLQQVKIKQISNELERRQLSREILNDVYIAYNQAKNLENVISIQGEAAEMQQVLLDAEKMKFSIGESSLFLINSRENKLLEIKLKLEELKSKYEKAVASLVYAAGLDTIN from the coding sequence ATGACAAAAAGGCTAATATATATATGGGTTTTGGTGGCATTTACTTCAATAAGCACCAATGCACAAGTAGCTGATACGACGTTATTAAGCTATATAGACTTTTATACGCTGCTAATCAAAAACCACCCTGTGGTGAAAATGGCTGGGCTTGAAGTAGATTATGCTCAGGCCGATCTATTAATGGCAAGAGGTGGATTTGACCCAAAATTGGAATCTAACTTTGATCGAAAATCGATAGGTGGTCAAGATTACTACAATCATTGGATTTCGCAATTAAAAGTGCCTATATGGGCAGGAATAGACTTTAAAGTAGAAAGAGAACAAAATACTGGAGATAGACTTAATCCAGAATTGTCCGCTTTACAAACATTTACGGGGTTTAGTGTTCCAGTAGGAAAAGGTCTTTTGATGGAAAATAGGAGAAGCACCCTATTACAATCAAAAATTTACCAAAACATCTCTGTTGCAGAACAGCGAAAGATGGTTAATAAAATAGTCTTCGCTGGTGCAAAAGATTATTGGGAATGGTATCTAAAATACCAGGCATTAAAGATTCAGTCTGAAGCATATGAACTCGCAAAAAATCGTTTTCAATTTGTTAAATCTCAAGCACAAGTTGGCGAAAAAGCCCCTATAGATTCTGTAGAAGCAAAAATAACTTTGCAAACTCGAGAAGTCGATGTTCAAAATGCCTTAATTGACTTTCGTAATTCTTCTCTTATTCTTTCTAATTATTTGTGGGATCAAAATGACGTACCACTTGAAATTCCCGAGAACTTCATTCCGCCTTCTATCCCATCTTTTATACTTAATGAGGAAAAGCTTAATCTTTTTGTAGAACAGGCTAAAAATAATCATCCTGAGATTACTAAACTCAATTTTAAGTATGAGCAAATCCAGGTACAGGAACGATTAGCAAAGGAAGCCTTTAAGCCTCAACTAGATTTAAGTTTTGGATACCTTGATACCCCTAAGTACTCTTTCGGAGACTATAGTTTATTAAATAGTAACCATAAACTTGGTGTTGATTTCTCAATTCCACTTTTTCTGAGAAAAGAGCGAGGAAAACTTCAACAAGTGAAAATCAAGCAAATATCAAACGAACTTGAGAGAAGACAGCTTTCTAGAGAAATACTAAACGATGTCTATATTGCCTACAATCAAGCAAAGAATTTAGAAAATGTTATTAGCATACAGGGAGAAGCTGCGGAAATGCAACAAGTACTTTTGGATGCCGAAAAAATGAAGTTCTCAATTGGAGAAAGCTCCCTTTTCCTAATTAATAGTAGAGAGAACAAGCTTTTGGAAATAAAACTTAAACTAGAAGAGTTAAAATCAAAATACGAAAAGGCGGTTGCTTCTTTAGTATATGCAGCAGGTTTAGATACTATAAACTAA